The genomic interval GGGCATCTTGATCGTGCGGTCGTGGCACTTGAGGCACAGATCCACCATGTCTGTTTTGAGGATCGTCGCGTGATCAGACGCGTGCGGCTCGTGGCAGTTCAGGCACTCCTGGTCCGTGGTCACGGCCGCGTGCTGCGTCGTCGCCGTGTCCACGATGTGCTTGATCGACTCGTGGCACGAGAGACAGAGTTCCTTCTTGTCGGCGAGCAGCATCATCGGGTGATCCGACGCGTGCGGGTCGTGGCAGGCGGTGCAGTCGGTGTTCACCGGGCCGTGCACGTAGCGCATCCGCTCGACCTGCTCCTTGGTTGACGTGTGGCACTGCAGGCACAGGTCCCGCCCCTGCGTGAGCAGGAGGTGGTCGTACTGCGAAGCGTGAGGCGAGTGACACGCCGCGCACGCGCCGGCGGCCACGGGGCCGTGCACCGTTGATTTGCCGGCAAAGACGTTGTCGTGGCACTGCTTGCACAGCGCCGCCGAACTGTCGGCCTTGAGGATCAGCCGGCTCGTTCCGCCGTGCGGGTCGTGGCAGGCAAGGCAGTCGCCCGTCTTGAGCGGCTCGTGAACCGTCGTAGCGCCCTGCACGTTCATCTCGTGGCAGAAGAGGCACAGGTCCTTGGCTTCGCGCACGAGCGAGAAGGTGTGCAGCTGCGTATCCAACGGCGCGTGGCATGCATCGCAGGCGCCCACTGCGGCGGGGCCGTGCATGACTTCATGCGCCTTCACGTCGGCGTGGCAGCCCGAAGCCAGGCATGAGCCTGGCGCAATCTCGCCGGATGGCCGTTCGATGGGCGGTTGATTCAGCGCGGCACCGGCATCTGAAGAACGCTGCATTCCCATCAGCAACGATGCGGCGCCGATCGCTGCTGCAGTGGCGAAGATGGTCCAAGCCGATTTCATGGCTGACCTCCAGATTCCTTTTCCGGACCGGCGGGAGTGGCACTCTCGCCTGTTGTGGCATCCTCACCCGGCGTGCGGTGATAGGTCATGGCGACATGGCAGCCCGGGGCGCACTTGCCGCCATCCTCCGTGCGCTCGAATCCGAGGGGCATCATCCAGTTCGAACTCTCAAAGGGCACTTCCGTCGCCAGGTGCTGCTCGAGATCCGAGCCGTGGATCGCGTGGCAGGTCTTGCAGGAGCGTCCCTTTTCATCCCGATTCACATGGAGGTAGTGCAGGTTGCGATCGCCATCGCGGAAGTCGGTCAGAGCCGTCGTCTTCTCCGCGAGGACGAGATCTTTCGAGTGGCAACTGAAGCACAGCGCGTAGTTCTGCAGGTCGAAACTCGAGTAAAAGCCCGAGGGGAACTCCTGCTTGAGCAGCCGGGTGTGCGTCGAGCCGTGCACGTTGTGGCAGGCAGCGCAGTCGCCCGACTCGACCGGCCCGTGCAGGAAGCGCCGGCCGGTCACGCTGGCCGTCATGTTTGGAATGGTGCGCCCGTCCTCCGCCTTGACCGGCCGGTCGTGGCACGCCAGACACAGCGTCGTCTGCCGGTCGCGCAGCAGTTTGGGCCGGCCCGCGGCGTGCGGATCGTGGCAGTTGGCGCACGAATCCGCCGTGAACACGGCGGCATGCGGCGTGGTGGCGCCGGCGATCGCCTCTTCCAGGCCAGAGTGGCAGTCGAGGCAGAGCTTCTCGGTCGGCTGCTTGAGGTGGAAATCGAAATCCGACGTGTGCGCCGCGTGGCACGTCGTGCACTCCTGCCGCGCCGGCTCGTGCACGTAAGGCGCGTTGGAGATCACGTATTTCGTATCGGCGTGGCACGCGAAGCAGTGCTCGGATCCGCTGCCGCCCCGCAGCAGGTGCGCGTTGTTCGATTCATGCGGCTGGTGACAGGCCGAGCACTCCCCGGCCGCGAATGGCCCATGCGCGTGCTTGCCCTCTTCGAGGACATGGCAGGTCGAGCAGACCTGATCGATCGTCTCGCGAACGAGCAGAAACTTGCGGCCGGCATGCGGATCGTGACAGCCGGTGCAGCCGGGCGAATCGAGCGCTTCATGCTTGTGCAACTGCGTGTTGCCGGTCTGGTGGCAGAAGTTGCACGTGTCGTTTCCTGCGCGGACAAGCGGATAGACATGTCCGCCCGTATCCGCGGCGTGGCACGAGAAGCAGTCGCCGGCGGCGAGCGGACCGTGCAGGCGATCGGCCGCGCCGAAGACGGCGTGGCATTCGGGGGTGATGCAGGTCGCGCCTTCAGGCAGCGCCTCCGTCGGCCGCGGCGCGGGATGATCGGCTGCAATGAAGTGCGGCGTCGGCGGCGCGGGCTCGGACGGTGCCATGTAGCGCATGGCCGTGTCCGCCGTGCGTCGCGCCTCGACTGGAGGCTGCTCGCTTTCCTTCTCTTTCTTGCAGCCGCCGACGAGCGCCATCATCGCCGCCAGTGAAATGGCGATCACCCGCGCGCCGAGAGCCGGCCGCGGCCTGGATCGCATCGCACTGGTGGGCGGCCCTTTCATTACGGCTCGTTTTCTGCGGGGCTGGCGCCGAGTCGGCTGCCGATCTCATTGCAGTTGTCGATCGAGAGATTGAGCAGCGCCGTGGCATAGGTGATGTTGTGCACGCCGTGCGCGGTCCGGACGAACTCCACGTTCTGGCTGGCGTCGTTGAAGAGCCGCTGCAGCGCCAGCCGCTCGGCGTCGTCGGTGATGCTCGCGCCGTCGAGTGCGACGCGGGCCTCTTCCACCGCCGCCTGCGCCTGGCTGAGCAGCAGATCGACGGAGTTCTTCCATACGTCCAGCACGCCCGTGTAGCGCGTCCCGTGGCAGGTGTCGCATGCCTTCTGGGCGGCGAGGTAGGTGTAGCCTGACACGCCGTGCGAAGCGCCGCTGGTCTCTTCGAGGTGACAGGCGATGCAGTCCACCTGCGAGGTGAACATGGGGCTGGGCATGTTGGGTACGCCGAAGCCGCCGACGCCGCTGTACATCTTCGCCGGGCCCGAGTGCGTCGCCGAGTGGCACTGCGCGCAGCCTTCGGAGGACTCGCCGGTCTCGTGAATCATGCCGGCCAGCGAGAGCGCCCGGTTCGGATTTGCCGTGAGATGATGCTCGATCTGCACGTGGCAGTTTGAGCATTCGAGTTTGTGTTCGCTGACGTGGGCCCGGTGCATGAGTTGCGTTTCGCCGTACTTGGCCAGTTGCTGGGGCTGATTGTGGCAGGTCCAGCACAACTGGCGCGGCACCTCGCCGTCGCCCTTGATCGCCTCGGAGTGGCAGTTCTCGCAGGCCACCTTGCGGTCGAGATACTCCTGGTGGTTGAAGAGGCCCGTGGCGAGTCGGATGTCACCCTTGGGTGCACCGTGGCACGAGCCGCAGCCGCCGAGCACTTCTTCATCGCGCCCGTGCTTGACGCCCTTGAAGTGGCAGGTGAAGCACGTGTCGAGCGTCACCACCAGGTGCTGGCCCTGCACGATCTGCGAGTGACATGAGGAGCAGCGCAGTTCCTTGCCGCGGCGCAATTCGCCCAGGTGCGGCGCGTGATTGAAATGGATCTTGATCTTGTCGCCGCGCTGCGTGGGCACTTCCCACTCCACCAGCCCTTCGAGGAGGCGCTGGTCATGGCAACCCTCGCGCAGGCACGACTCGTCGCGGATCTCCGCGTGCGGCTTGGATCCGTAGGTCCGGGTGACGTACTTGGCGACCTGGCTGCTCGCCTGCCACTTGCCCTTGAGCGTGTTCTTGATACCTGGTTCCATGTGACAATCGACGCACGGCACGTCCTTGTGCGTCGATT from Phycisphaerales bacterium carries:
- a CDS encoding NapC/NirT family cytochrome c yields the protein MSGTVETEKTAPDSGRPIPTLWRILGVKRVKRRYVPFGLTLWAKMGYAVLIVVGGSLAFAEYSMEPDFCRNCHLMEPYYQAWHESTHKDVPCVDCHMEPGIKNTLKGKWQASSQVAKYVTRTYGSKPHAEIRDESCLREGCHDQRLLEGLVEWEVPTQRGDKIKIHFNHAPHLGELRRGKELRCSSCHSQIVQGQHLVVTLDTCFTCHFKGVKHGRDEEVLGGCGSCHGAPKGDIRLATGLFNHQEYLDRKVACENCHSEAIKGDGEVPRQLCWTCHNQPQQLAKYGETQLMHRAHVSEHKLECSNCHVQIEHHLTANPNRALSLAGMIHETGESSEGCAQCHSATHSGPAKMYSGVGGFGVPNMPSPMFTSQVDCIACHLEETSGASHGVSGYTYLAAQKACDTCHGTRYTGVLDVWKNSVDLLLSQAQAAVEEARVALDGASITDDAERLALQRLFNDASQNVEFVRTAHGVHNITYATALLNLSIDNCNEIGSRLGASPAENEP
- a CDS encoding cytochrome c3 family protein → MKGPPTSAMRSRPRPALGARVIAISLAAMMALVGGCKKEKESEQPPVEARRTADTAMRYMAPSEPAPPTPHFIAADHPAPRPTEALPEGATCITPECHAVFGAADRLHGPLAAGDCFSCHAADTGGHVYPLVRAGNDTCNFCHQTGNTQLHKHEALDSPGCTGCHDPHAGRKFLLVRETIDQVCSTCHVLEEGKHAHGPFAAGECSACHQPHESNNAHLLRGGSGSEHCFACHADTKYVISNAPYVHEPARQECTTCHAAHTSDFDFHLKQPTEKLCLDCHSGLEEAIAGATTPHAAVFTADSCANCHDPHAAGRPKLLRDRQTTLCLACHDRPVKAEDGRTIPNMTASVTGRRFLHGPVESGDCAACHNVHGSTHTRLLKQEFPSGFYSSFDLQNYALCFSCHSKDLVLAEKTTALTDFRDGDRNLHYLHVNRDEKGRSCKTCHAIHGSDLEQHLATEVPFESSNWMMPLGFERTEDGGKCAPGCHVAMTYHRTPGEDATTGESATPAGPEKESGGQP